The Kluyvera intermedia genome window below encodes:
- a CDS encoding IS1-like element IS1B family transposase (programmed frameshift): MASVSISCPSCSATDGVVRNGKSTAGHQRYLCSHCRKTWQLQFTYTASQPGTHQKIIDMAMNGVGCRATARIMGVGLNTIFRHFKKLRPQSVTSRIQPGSDVIVCAEMDEQWGYVGAKSRQRWLFYAYDRLRKTVVAHVFGERTMATLGRLMSLLSPFDVVIWMTDGWPLYESRLKGKLHIISKRYTQRIERHNLNLRQHLARLGRKSLSFSKSVELHDKVIGHYLNIKHYQ; the protein is encoded by the exons GTGGCTTCTGTTTCTATCAGCTGTCCCTCCTGTTCAGCTACTGACGGGGTGGTGCGTAACGGCAAAAGCACCGCCGGACATCAGCGCTATCTCTGCTCTCACTGCCGTAAAACATGGCAACTGCAGTTCACTTACACCGCTTCTCAACCCGGTACGCACCAGAAAATCATTGATATGGCCATGAATGGCGTTGGATGCCGGGCAACTGCCCGCATTATGGGCGTTGGCCTCAACACGATTTTCCGCCATT TTAAAAAACTCAGGCCGCAGTCGGTAACCTCGCGCATACAGCCGGGCAGTGACGTCATCGTCTGCGCGGAAATGGACGAACAGTGGGGATACGTCGGGGCTAAATCGCGCCAGCGCTGGCTGTTTTACGCGTATGACAGGCTCCGGAAGACGGTTGTTGCGCACGTATTCGGTGAACGCACTATGGCGACGCTGGGGCGTCTTATGAGCCTGCTGTCACCCTTTGACGTGGTGATATGGATGACGGATGGCTGGCCGCTGTATGAATCCCGCCTGAAGGGAAAGCTGCACATAATCAGCAAGCGATATACGCAGCGAATTGAGCGGCATAACCTGAATCTGAGGCAGCACCTGGCACGGCTGGGACGGAAGTCGCTGTCGTTCTCAAAATCGGTGGAGCTGCATGACAAAGTCATCGGGCATTATCTGAACATAAAACACTATCAATAA